From the genome of Phytohabitans rumicis, one region includes:
- a CDS encoding FAD-dependent monooxygenase: MTNVRVAVVGAGIAGLSAAAFLARVGVRCDVFEQADPPDEAGAGIQLSPNATRLLHRAGLAAHLAATAVRPAAIELRRWASNEVIGRTRLGAACESSYGAPYYTTHRADLHRGLLDLVARGSTVHFGRRCVGVLERPGRVELRFADGSDGAADLVIGADGIHSTVRAVLAPGRSRPTGLAVHRGPVPGTASRVRVWLGPGRHVVCYPVAEKRLNVVAVTPAGDADLATAYEGWHEEVRELLAAGPLTTRPLTERDPLPRRRTRRIAMVGDAAHPLLPFGAQGANQAVEDAAALAACLRTPGSGGVAAALLRYERVRLPRLARVAGLVADNAAALHLPDGAAQRWRDRTMRGREGLRARAWLYGYDAEAAVLAPARHRQGAAR, from the coding sequence ATGACGAACGTTCGGGTCGCCGTCGTCGGCGCGGGCATCGCCGGCCTGTCCGCGGCCGCCTTCCTCGCCCGGGTGGGCGTGCGCTGCGACGTCTTCGAGCAGGCCGACCCGCCGGACGAGGCGGGCGCCGGCATCCAGCTGTCCCCCAACGCCACCCGGCTGCTGCACCGGGCCGGTCTGGCCGCGCACCTGGCGGCCACGGCGGTCCGCCCGGCCGCGATCGAGCTGCGCCGGTGGGCGAGCAACGAGGTCATCGGGCGCACCCGGCTGGGCGCCGCGTGCGAGTCCAGCTACGGCGCGCCGTACTACACGACGCACCGGGCGGACCTGCACCGCGGGCTGCTCGACCTGGTCGCGCGGGGGTCGACCGTCCACTTCGGCCGCCGATGCGTCGGCGTGCTGGAGCGGCCGGGCCGGGTCGAGCTGCGCTTCGCCGACGGCTCGGACGGCGCGGCGGACCTGGTGATCGGCGCGGACGGCATCCACTCCACCGTCCGCGCCGTGCTCGCCCCGGGCCGGTCCCGGCCGACCGGCCTCGCCGTCCATCGTGGACCGGTGCCGGGCACCGCGTCGCGGGTCCGCGTCTGGCTCGGGCCCGGCCGCCATGTCGTCTGCTATCCGGTCGCCGAGAAACGGCTCAACGTCGTCGCGGTGACGCCCGCGGGCGACGCCGACCTCGCCACCGCGTACGAGGGCTGGCACGAGGAGGTGCGGGAGCTGCTGGCGGCGGGCCCGTTGACCACCCGGCCGCTGACCGAGCGCGATCCGCTGCCCCGCCGGCGTACCCGGCGCATCGCCATGGTCGGTGACGCCGCGCACCCGCTGCTGCCGTTCGGTGCGCAGGGCGCCAACCAGGCCGTCGAGGACGCGGCCGCCCTCGCCGCCTGTCTACGTACTCCCGGATCGGGTGGCGTGGCCGCGGCGCTGCTGCGGTACGAGCGGGTGCGGCTGCCCCGGCTCGCGCGGGTCGCCGGCCTCGTCGCGGACAACGCGGCCGCCCTGCACCTGCCGGACGGCGCGGCGCAGCGGTGGCGGGACCGCACCATGCGGGGACGGGAGGGGCTGCGGGCACGCGCCTGGCTGTACGGCTACGACGCGGAAGCCGCCGTCCTCGCGCCCGCCCGGCACCGCCAGGGAGCGGCGCGATGA
- a CDS encoding 2,3-dihydro-2,3-dihydroxybenzoate dehydrogenase, with protein sequence MSAANVALVTGAAGGIGAAVARTLAGGGARTAVVDVDAAGAARIAADLSARGHDAKAYRADVRDSAAVEHLVGRVEDELGPIGVLVNVAGVLRTGSIVDSTDADWRAVFDVNLAGVVHCCRAVARRMVPRRSGAIVTVGSNAAGVPRTGMAAYAASKAASAHFTRCLGLELAQHGIRCNVVAPGSTDTAMQRSMWTGGVDAAAVVRGSPAAYKVGIPLGRLAQPEDVADAVAFLASDRARHITMQELYVDGGAALRG encoded by the coding sequence ATGAGCGCCGCGAACGTCGCCCTGGTCACCGGCGCGGCCGGCGGGATCGGCGCCGCGGTGGCGCGCACGCTGGCCGGAGGCGGCGCCCGGACGGCCGTGGTGGACGTGGACGCGGCCGGGGCGGCCCGGATCGCCGCCGACCTGAGCGCGCGCGGGCACGACGCCAAGGCGTACCGGGCGGACGTGCGCGACAGCGCGGCCGTCGAGCACCTCGTCGGCCGGGTCGAGGACGAACTGGGCCCGATCGGCGTCCTGGTCAACGTAGCCGGGGTGCTGCGCACCGGGTCCATCGTGGACTCCACCGACGCGGACTGGCGGGCGGTCTTCGACGTCAACCTGGCCGGCGTCGTGCACTGCTGCCGGGCGGTCGCCCGGCGGATGGTGCCCCGCCGGTCCGGCGCCATCGTCACGGTCGGCTCCAACGCGGCCGGCGTGCCCCGGACGGGCATGGCGGCGTACGCGGCGTCCAAGGCGGCTAGCGCCCACTTCACCCGCTGCCTCGGGCTGGAACTGGCCCAGCACGGCATCCGCTGCAACGTGGTGGCGCCCGGGTCCACCGACACCGCGATGCAACGGTCGATGTGGACTGGCGGCGTCGACGCCGCGGCCGTGGTCCGGGGCTCCCCGGCGGCGTACAAGGTGGGCATCCCGCTGGGCCGGTTGGCGCAGCCGGAGGACGTCGCCGACGCGGTCGCCTTCCTCGCCTCCGACCGGGCCAGGCACATCACCATGCAGGAGCTGTACGTCGACGGCGGCGCCGCGCTGCGCGGCTGA
- a CDS encoding isochorismatase family protein, which produces MSIPAIRPYPMPTEADLGASVPSWRPDAGRALLLIHDMQRYFVDLFPAGEAPMRDLLANLRRIRHAATALGMPVVYTAQPGRMSRRRRGLLRDFWGPGMRSDGPDREIVSALRPGPGDVLVEKCRYSAFHDTGLAEVLRTHRRDQLIVCGVFAHIGCLMTACDAFTRDVEPFLIADAVADFTAPDHRMALEYAARTCAVTMTTGRLLDLLVARDDPGQLDA; this is translated from the coding sequence ATGAGCATTCCGGCCATCCGGCCGTACCCGATGCCGACCGAGGCCGACCTCGGCGCCAGCGTGCCGTCCTGGCGGCCGGACGCGGGGCGGGCGCTGCTGCTGATCCACGACATGCAGCGGTACTTCGTCGACCTGTTTCCGGCCGGCGAGGCGCCGATGCGGGACCTGCTGGCCAACCTGCGGCGCATCCGGCACGCCGCGACCGCGCTGGGGATGCCCGTGGTCTACACGGCGCAGCCGGGCCGGATGAGCCGGCGGCGGCGCGGCCTGCTGCGCGACTTCTGGGGTCCGGGGATGCGTTCGGACGGGCCCGACCGCGAGATCGTTTCCGCGCTCCGGCCGGGACCGGGCGACGTGCTGGTCGAGAAGTGCCGGTACAGCGCGTTCCACGACACCGGCCTCGCGGAGGTCCTCCGGACGCACCGGCGCGACCAGCTGATCGTGTGTGGCGTGTTCGCGCACATCGGCTGTCTCATGACGGCGTGCGACGCGTTCACCCGCGACGTGGAGCCGTTTCTGATCGCCGACGCGGTGGCCGACTTCACCGCGCCGGACCACCGGATGGCGCTGGAGTACGCGGCGCGCACGTGTGCGGTCACCATGACGACCGGCCGGCTACTGGATCTGCTCGTCGCCCGGGACGATCCGGGCCAGCTCGACGCGTGA
- a CDS encoding helix-turn-helix domain-containing protein, whose product MIVVSMLGTHTGAGGWAALSDTQRAVARLVSQALTNQQIARRLQLSPHTVNYHLRQIFRKLGIVSRVELARIVPGDEQIQ is encoded by the coding sequence GTGATCGTCGTCAGCATGCTCGGTACGCACACCGGCGCGGGCGGATGGGCCGCGCTGTCCGACACCCAGCGCGCGGTCGCCCGGCTGGTCAGCCAGGCGCTCACCAACCAGCAGATCGCGCGGCGCCTGCAACTGTCGCCGCACACGGTGAACTACCACCTGCGGCAGATCTTCCGGAAGCTCGGCATCGTCTCACGCGTCGAGCTGGCCCGGATCGTCCCGGGCGACGAGCAGATCCAGTAG
- a CDS encoding helix-turn-helix domain-containing protein, translating to MRLARLLVEIATTCGRQTDDGLSLGVPLSQPELATMIGVAEATVQKAFRELRECGVIRTGYRQITVVDVPALRVLGDGAEDVRSLTA from the coding sequence GTGCGCCTCGCCCGGCTGCTGGTCGAGATCGCCACGACCTGTGGCCGGCAGACCGACGACGGACTGAGCCTCGGCGTACCGCTGAGCCAACCCGAGCTGGCCACGATGATCGGCGTCGCCGAGGCCACCGTGCAGAAGGCGTTCCGCGAGCTGCGCGAGTGCGGCGTGATCCGGACGGGCTACCGGCAGATCACCGTGGTGGACGTGCCGGCGTTGCGCGTCCTCGGCGACGGCGCCGAGGACGTACGAAGTCTGACCGCCTGA
- a CDS encoding Crp/Fnr family transcriptional regulator produces MNRQFGPGWTPGSFLASLPPDKCAELLASGVRRQFGAGRPLLREGELSTHVEVLIRGFVKVTNVLDGVEVLMAIRMPGDILGEMAALTGRPRMATVTTCGRVTSCVLSKGEFRRFLRENPAAALNMAAALGSGCAGPTSAGRTLPRTRPRCASPGCWSRSPRPVAGRPTTD; encoded by the coding sequence ATGAACCGCCAGTTCGGACCCGGGTGGACGCCGGGCAGCTTCCTGGCGTCGCTGCCCCCGGACAAGTGCGCCGAACTGCTTGCCAGCGGCGTCCGGCGGCAGTTCGGGGCCGGCCGCCCGCTGCTGCGCGAGGGCGAGCTCAGCACGCACGTGGAGGTGCTGATCCGCGGGTTCGTGAAGGTCACCAACGTGCTCGACGGTGTCGAGGTGCTGATGGCCATCCGGATGCCGGGCGACATCCTCGGCGAGATGGCGGCGCTGACCGGCCGGCCCCGGATGGCGACCGTCACCACCTGCGGCCGGGTCACCTCCTGCGTGCTGTCCAAGGGCGAGTTCCGGCGGTTCCTGCGGGAGAACCCCGCGGCGGCGCTGAACATGGCGGCGGCCCTGGGGAGCGGCTGCGCTGGTCCAACCAGCGCCGGTCGGACTTTGCCGCGTACCCGGCCGAGGTGCGCCTCGCCCGGCTGCTGGTCGAGATCGCCACGACCTGTGGCCGGCAGACCGACGACGGACTGA
- a CDS encoding Pycsar system effector family protein, giving the protein MTVRPDRTMDSSPAEFAWRVHTALESWTAKVDMKASIMLAFQGGVLIFVSTSPPALVGARPGAVAGAMVLLLTAMGFAATAILPALGAVRRHRRECGQHWIYFGHLRLWQPVALESRLAVLTERDEVRALSTQLIRMSRLNWRKHRLLQGSVLLTLLAMLVMLVAVTAGWGR; this is encoded by the coding sequence GTGACCGTGAGACCGGATCGGACGATGGACTCCTCGCCGGCGGAGTTCGCCTGGCGGGTGCACACGGCACTGGAGTCGTGGACGGCCAAGGTGGACATGAAGGCATCCATCATGCTGGCGTTCCAGGGCGGTGTGCTCATCTTCGTGTCGACGTCGCCGCCGGCGCTCGTCGGCGCCCGGCCGGGCGCCGTGGCCGGGGCGATGGTGCTGCTGCTGACCGCGATGGGCTTCGCCGCGACGGCCATCCTGCCCGCCCTGGGCGCGGTACGCCGGCACCGGCGCGAATGCGGCCAGCACTGGATCTACTTCGGACATCTGCGGCTGTGGCAGCCGGTGGCGCTGGAGTCGCGGCTGGCCGTGCTGACGGAACGGGACGAGGTGCGGGCGCTGTCCACCCAGCTGATCAGGATGAGCCGGCTGAATTGGCGCAAGCACCGGCTGCTGCAGGGCTCGGTGTTGCTGACACTGCTCGCCATGCTTGTCATGCTGGTGGCCGTGACGGCGGGCTGGGGGCGATGA
- a CDS encoding CHAT domain-containing protein, which produces MTAPDPAAAEELGRLGCALVAAADEDGDRACIDAGLAQLERAAAAAPEHPDRTRWWWALGSGYERRADEDGSVDDCVRAIDWYDRLHTELPPGDPDRGVVAIALASTHWSRFWLLRYGEAGGPHPSLLVRDVAVDVRRLAAGEADPRVAAYTGMILGLVALERHEITEDRADLDQGVMALAAALPGLPDDAPWIAMGAFRLAAAYRESALLDDDPKLLDLSIVAGRRAVELSDAGRPTWVSAHENQALCHGRRWELAGDRDDLDRAIAAWTVVLTHEDDGWAAEACARLLRERGDPRDLAEAVRLLERSLRDCPDEATAAARWLELGRTHHTRWTAGEAPGSLEAADRCVSRALRGGLCDEDVVSAHIARLAIVQNMVIRDELLPHDTVVQSAIRYRQLLAEARAALDRAVGADPDTRGILGGMAGFGEMWIIGHNLGWFDPARVRGLLTLAEQVRRPPELWPAFLDVANGLYEHTIEVESGQPAGGRGVERLAQALKSKHLTEFRGDLSWILSMAVHARGNSRGDLRDLDAMNRRARQDQPAEGDEIGPETEADVLALLLEAFQRGSTGDTAGFGALVQEAEWRLAELPQPPQAYGPVVAMLRLGRRLLAAMNGEPVPAVELSLDEPLPDGYAGGLRIVDLVSVPMSRLVRAAARGDLAELRATAAQLEALASWVPTRHPLRLLVVLPTALAHMELAQRHRGERAAAEQAHRYYAEACAIMRGPEHPLWPDAALRLAAASRLAGADPGPARESAMSALASHAQRVMLQAGTEHAIEAARAAAKDALIVAGWALAGGAHEDLVAALDAGRGLVLHAATASRDVADQLADRGHAALAAEWRATGGRGRDQLGGQLLTGGAGELPDDLRARVLRALGAGGVGEPVRVDQVARSLAAVGADALAYLVPATPGLPGAAVVVAASGVVRVVRLPWLVTGPGTPVERFARARAGSGVAGAALDELCAWAWQAATGTLVHLASQWRQDRPAHLVLVPMGVLALVPWHAAHRGRGRARRYAVQDMVFSYIPSARMLSAAARHEVRPIRSALVVGDPGGDLAFAGMEARAVHQAFYRYGRYLGRLADEPGADGTPAQVFDWIVSATGPSMLHLACHGYVDPRRPAEAHLALAGGARLTAGELIEASRVAELVIDQVFLAACTTNLAGEDYDEAFSLASAFLAAGAHTVFGSLWPVPDAGTSLLMFMLHHHLNAESRPPAEALHAAQLWMLDPGRRPPPGMPADLAAYCRQESLAHPVSWAGFTHVGR; this is translated from the coding sequence ATGACGGCACCCGACCCGGCCGCGGCGGAGGAACTGGGCCGGCTCGGCTGCGCCCTGGTCGCCGCCGCCGACGAGGACGGCGATCGGGCCTGCATCGACGCCGGCCTGGCCCAGCTGGAGCGCGCGGCCGCGGCCGCGCCCGAGCACCCGGACCGGACGCGGTGGTGGTGGGCGCTCGGCTCCGGCTACGAGCGGCGCGCCGACGAGGACGGCTCGGTCGACGACTGCGTGCGAGCCATCGACTGGTACGACCGGCTGCACACCGAGCTGCCCCCGGGCGACCCCGACCGCGGCGTGGTCGCGATCGCGCTCGCCAGCACGCACTGGAGCCGGTTCTGGCTGCTGCGGTACGGCGAGGCGGGCGGGCCGCACCCGTCCCTGCTGGTGCGCGACGTGGCCGTGGACGTGCGGCGGCTGGCGGCCGGCGAAGCGGACCCGCGGGTCGCCGCGTACACCGGGATGATCCTCGGCCTCGTCGCCCTGGAACGCCACGAGATCACCGAGGACCGGGCCGACCTGGACCAGGGTGTGATGGCGCTGGCGGCGGCACTGCCGGGGCTGCCCGACGACGCGCCGTGGATCGCGATGGGCGCGTTCCGGCTGGCCGCCGCGTACCGGGAGAGCGCCCTCCTGGACGACGACCCGAAGCTCCTCGATCTGTCCATAGTGGCCGGTAGGCGGGCCGTCGAGCTGAGCGACGCCGGGCGGCCAACGTGGGTGTCGGCGCACGAGAACCAGGCCCTGTGCCACGGCAGGCGGTGGGAGCTGGCCGGCGACCGCGACGACCTCGACCGGGCGATCGCTGCCTGGACGGTGGTGCTCACCCACGAGGACGACGGCTGGGCGGCGGAGGCGTGCGCCCGGCTGCTGCGCGAGCGGGGCGACCCGCGCGACCTGGCCGAGGCCGTACGCCTGCTCGAACGCTCACTGCGCGACTGCCCGGACGAGGCCACCGCCGCCGCCCGCTGGCTGGAGCTGGGCCGTACCCACCACACCAGGTGGACGGCGGGCGAGGCGCCCGGCAGCCTGGAAGCCGCCGACCGGTGCGTGAGCCGGGCGCTGCGGGGCGGGCTGTGCGACGAGGACGTCGTCTCGGCGCACATCGCCCGGCTGGCCATCGTGCAGAACATGGTGATACGCGACGAGCTGCTGCCGCACGACACGGTGGTGCAGAGCGCGATCCGGTACCGGCAGCTGCTGGCGGAGGCCCGAGCCGCCCTCGACCGCGCGGTCGGCGCCGACCCCGACACGCGCGGGATCCTGGGCGGGATGGCCGGCTTCGGCGAGATGTGGATCATCGGCCACAATCTCGGGTGGTTCGACCCGGCGCGGGTCCGCGGCCTGCTCACGCTCGCCGAGCAGGTACGCCGGCCACCCGAGCTGTGGCCGGCCTTTCTCGACGTCGCGAACGGCCTGTACGAGCACACCATCGAGGTGGAAAGCGGCCAACCGGCCGGCGGGCGGGGCGTCGAGCGGCTGGCCCAGGCCCTCAAGTCCAAGCATCTGACCGAGTTCCGGGGCGACCTCTCGTGGATATTGTCGATGGCGGTGCACGCCCGCGGCAATAGCCGCGGGGACCTGCGCGACCTCGACGCGATGAATCGGCGTGCCCGCCAGGACCAGCCGGCGGAAGGTGACGAGATCGGGCCGGAAACCGAGGCGGACGTGCTGGCTCTGCTCCTCGAAGCGTTCCAGCGCGGCAGCACGGGCGATACGGCCGGCTTCGGCGCGCTGGTCCAGGAGGCCGAGTGGCGGCTGGCCGAGCTGCCCCAGCCGCCGCAGGCGTACGGCCCGGTCGTCGCCATGCTGCGGCTCGGGCGGCGCCTGCTGGCGGCCATGAACGGCGAACCCGTGCCCGCCGTCGAGCTGTCCCTCGACGAGCCCTTGCCGGACGGGTACGCCGGTGGCCTGCGGATCGTGGACCTGGTGAGCGTTCCCATGTCGCGGCTCGTGCGGGCGGCCGCGCGCGGCGACCTGGCCGAGCTCCGGGCGACGGCGGCCCAGTTGGAGGCGCTCGCCAGCTGGGTGCCGACCAGGCACCCGTTGCGCCTGCTCGTGGTGCTCCCGACGGCCCTGGCGCACATGGAGCTCGCCCAGCGCCACCGGGGCGAACGCGCCGCGGCGGAACAGGCGCACCGCTACTACGCCGAGGCGTGCGCGATCATGCGCGGGCCGGAGCATCCATTGTGGCCGGACGCGGCGCTCCGCCTGGCGGCGGCGTCCCGGCTCGCCGGCGCCGACCCCGGGCCCGCCCGGGAGAGCGCCATGTCGGCCCTCGCCAGCCACGCGCAGCGGGTGATGCTGCAAGCCGGCACCGAGCACGCCATCGAGGCGGCGCGGGCGGCCGCCAAGGACGCCCTGATCGTGGCCGGGTGGGCGCTTGCCGGCGGGGCGCACGAGGACCTGGTGGCCGCGCTGGACGCCGGTCGCGGCCTGGTGCTGCACGCGGCGACCGCCTCACGCGACGTGGCCGACCAGCTGGCCGACCGGGGCCACGCGGCACTGGCCGCGGAGTGGCGTGCCACCGGCGGGCGGGGCCGCGACCAGCTGGGCGGCCAGCTTCTCACCGGCGGCGCCGGCGAGCTGCCGGACGACCTGCGGGCCCGGGTACTGCGCGCGCTGGGCGCCGGCGGCGTGGGCGAGCCGGTCCGCGTCGACCAGGTCGCCCGGTCCCTGGCCGCCGTCGGTGCCGACGCGCTCGCCTATCTGGTACCCGCGACGCCCGGCCTGCCCGGCGCCGCGGTGGTCGTGGCGGCCTCCGGGGTGGTGCGGGTGGTGCGGCTGCCGTGGCTGGTGACCGGGCCGGGCACCCCGGTCGAGCGGTTCGCGCGGGCGAGAGCGGGCTCGGGCGTGGCCGGGGCGGCCCTCGACGAGCTGTGTGCCTGGGCGTGGCAGGCCGCCACCGGCACGCTGGTCCACCTGGCGAGCCAGTGGCGCCAGGACCGGCCGGCCCACCTCGTACTGGTGCCGATGGGGGTGCTCGCGCTGGTCCCGTGGCACGCCGCGCACCGCGGTCGGGGTCGGGCGCGCCGGTACGCGGTACAGGACATGGTGTTCTCGTACATTCCGTCGGCGCGGATGCTGTCCGCCGCCGCCCGGCACGAGGTACGGCCGATCCGGTCCGCGCTGGTGGTCGGCGATCCGGGTGGCGACCTGGCCTTCGCCGGCATGGAGGCGCGCGCCGTGCACCAAGCCTTCTACCGGTACGGCCGCTACCTGGGCCGGCTCGCGGACGAACCCGGCGCGGACGGCACCCCGGCGCAGGTGTTCGACTGGATCGTGAGCGCCACCGGTCCGTCCATGTTGCACCTTGCCTGCCACGGGTACGTCGACCCGCGCCGCCCGGCCGAGGCACACCTGGCGCTGGCGGGCGGCGCGCGGCTGACCGCGGGTGAGCTGATCGAGGCGTCCCGGGTGGCCGAGTTGGTCATCGACCAGGTATTCCTCGCCGCCTGCACGACGAACCTGGCCGGCGAGGACTACGACGAGGCGTTCAGCCTCGCGTCGGCGTTCCTGGCCGCCGGCGCGCACACCGTGTTCGGCTCGCTCTGGCCGGTGCCGGACGCGGGCACGTCGCTGCTGATGTTCATGCTGCACCACCACCTGAACGCCGAATCCCGCCCGCCGGCCGAGGCGCTGCACGCGGCGCAGCTGTGGATGCTCGACCCGGGCCGCCGGCCGCCGCCGGGAATGCCGGCCGACCTGGCGGCCTACTGCCGCCAGGAGTCGCTGGCCCACCCGGTGTCCTGGGCGGGCTTCACGCACGTGGGGCGATAG
- a CDS encoding vWA domain-containing protein → MSDWIRRPFAGIGLTQCPPGRHLRKLQERYGGSVLLCIDVSGSMACADGGARTRLQHAVAGAERFVAEALAAHYAIGLVLWHHQVAGFVPLTRDPAPVLTALRSAVAAGGNDVTHTLRLGMRELRDRTGTG, encoded by the coding sequence ATGTCCGACTGGATCCGCCGGCCGTTCGCCGGGATCGGCCTGACCCAGTGCCCGCCCGGCCGGCACCTGCGCAAGCTCCAGGAACGGTACGGCGGAAGCGTGCTGCTGTGCATCGACGTCAGCGGGTCCATGGCGTGCGCCGACGGCGGTGCGCGGACCCGGCTGCAGCACGCGGTCGCCGGCGCGGAGCGCTTCGTCGCCGAGGCGCTGGCCGCGCACTACGCGATCGGTCTGGTCCTGTGGCATCACCAGGTGGCCGGATTCGTGCCGCTGACCCGGGATCCGGCGCCGGTGCTCACCGCGCTCCGGTCCGCGGTGGCGGCCGGCGGCAACGATGTCACCCACACGCTCCGCCTGGGCATGCGGGAGCTGCGGGACCGCACCGGGACCGGGTGA
- a CDS encoding TRAFAC clade GTPase domain-containing protein, which yields MRPLFALAGLVVLALTYLFVAAAVLVFLAPPAVLVGIAAGAGAGALIGLHRSLAVLAGRVPAGYVRTPDDVVAGRIAGGVRKESIRRDHAWPQYFAVQIRWDVTAVTRAVAATVSHVWARTLRPLAAGETRRILLFGWPLFPPVLAALVGVSVGAAAAVTLTAVLAGAAAALVWGMGLPAVGLLRAVDGLWQSVFRASGSCQHCFHVTSLPAYRCPGPHSAEDREAGLDLHRDIRPGRLGVLWRRCGCGHRLPTTVLRAAHSVQACCPACGEPLPSGAAAMTDVRVPVFGAASAGKTHLIMAGLVALSRAGTRRGTVGFLDEHSRTAYEQYRALVDSGQSAAKTSAAVPVAVTVRLRGGGRAALVHFFDAAGETLADSGQNGQLAYLDQARTLTFVLDPFSIPDVRDQAAAGYPDLLSEANPATYDVADAYHVTVNRLRLYGVDTHRQRLAFVVSKADLLARLPIASGLDPDSGSVRSWLVTVGLDNLVTIATRDFGEVRFFLVSARDPERGAAIEPFRWLLAADRVSV from the coding sequence ATGCGTCCCCTCTTCGCCCTCGCCGGACTGGTCGTTCTGGCTCTGACGTATCTGTTCGTCGCGGCGGCGGTGCTCGTGTTCCTGGCCCCGCCGGCGGTGCTCGTCGGCATCGCGGCCGGCGCCGGCGCCGGCGCGCTCATCGGCCTGCACCGGAGCCTCGCGGTGCTGGCCGGCCGGGTGCCCGCCGGCTACGTCCGTACGCCCGACGACGTGGTCGCCGGGCGGATCGCGGGTGGGGTCCGCAAGGAGTCGATCCGGCGCGACCACGCCTGGCCGCAGTATTTCGCGGTGCAGATCCGGTGGGATGTCACCGCGGTGACGCGGGCGGTCGCGGCGACCGTGAGTCATGTCTGGGCGCGGACGCTGCGGCCGCTCGCCGCCGGCGAGACACGGCGGATCCTGCTGTTCGGTTGGCCGCTCTTCCCGCCGGTGCTGGCCGCTCTGGTGGGAGTGTCGGTGGGCGCGGCCGCGGCGGTGACGCTGACCGCCGTCCTGGCGGGCGCCGCCGCGGCGCTTGTGTGGGGGATGGGCTTGCCCGCGGTGGGCCTGCTGCGCGCCGTCGACGGGCTCTGGCAGTCGGTCTTCCGCGCGTCGGGCAGCTGCCAGCACTGCTTTCATGTGACGTCGCTGCCGGCGTACCGGTGTCCGGGGCCGCATTCCGCCGAGGACCGCGAGGCCGGGTTGGACCTGCACCGCGACATCCGCCCCGGGCGGCTCGGCGTGCTCTGGCGCCGGTGCGGCTGCGGGCACCGCCTCCCCACGACGGTCCTCCGCGCGGCGCACAGCGTGCAGGCGTGCTGCCCGGCCTGCGGTGAGCCGCTGCCGTCCGGGGCGGCGGCGATGACGGACGTGCGGGTGCCGGTGTTCGGCGCGGCCTCGGCCGGCAAGACCCACCTCATCATGGCGGGCCTGGTCGCCCTCTCGCGCGCGGGCACCCGCCGCGGCACCGTGGGGTTTCTGGACGAGCACAGCCGGACCGCGTACGAGCAGTACCGCGCGCTGGTCGACAGTGGACAGTCGGCGGCCAAGACGAGCGCCGCGGTGCCGGTGGCCGTCACGGTCCGGCTGCGCGGTGGCGGGCGCGCCGCGCTGGTGCACTTCTTCGACGCGGCCGGGGAGACGCTGGCCGACTCCGGGCAGAACGGCCAACTGGCGTACCTGGACCAGGCCCGCACGCTGACGTTCGTGCTGGATCCCTTCTCCATCCCGGACGTGCGCGACCAGGCCGCCGCCGGGTACCCGGACCTGCTGAGCGAGGCCAACCCGGCCACCTACGACGTGGCGGACGCCTACCACGTGACCGTCAACCGGCTGCGGCTCTACGGGGTGGACACGCACCGGCAGCGACTCGCGTTCGTGGTGTCCAAAGCGGACCTGCTGGCGCGGCTGCCGATCGCGTCGGGCCTCGACCCCGACTCCGGGTCCGTGCGGTCGTGGCTGGTCACGGTCGGCCTGGACAACCTCGTCACGATCGCGACCCGCGACTTCGGCGAGGTCCGGTTCTTTCTCGTGTCGGCGCGGGATCCCGAGCGCGGTGCGGCGATCGAGCCGTTCCGCTGGCTGCTGGCGGCCGACCGCGTGTCGGTCTGA